In Halalkalicoccus sp. NIPERK01, the DNA window GGGATCGAAACACTCCGGACAGTCCGCCCGGCGGTCGATGATCGTGTCCAGTCGCTCGGCGACCGTCTCGTCGATGACGCTCTCGAGTTCGCGGGCCTCCGCCCGGAACTCCTCGACCTCGAGGACGTTCACGAGGAATCGTTCGATGATGCAGTACGTTTGGAGGGCCTCGCGCGCCCGGACGATCCCCTCGTCGGTCAGCGACGCACCCTTGTACTTCTCGTGGTCGACCAGCCCCCGCTTCTCGAGTTTTCCGATCATCTCGTTGACGCTCGCGGGGCTGACCTCGAGGCGCTCTGCGAGCGCGCCGGTCGCCGCCGGGCCGTTCTTCGCACGCTGTACGACGTAGATCGCCTTGAGATACTGATCGGCTGTGTTCATGCGAGTCCCTCCGGGACGAACGGCGCGGAACTCCGTTCACGGTTTCGAGCGGCCCGTATCCGCTCGAAACCGTGGGCGACGAACCGCTCTGCTGTGGGCGAGTTCATTCACGTTCCTCCATGATCTCGGTGACCTCCCGGACGCCCTCTTCTTCCTCGGCGCGGATCCCCCGAAGCGTCTCGAGGAGTCGTTCGCGTTCGATCCCGAACTCCGCGTCGCTGCCCTCGATCGCCCCGATGAGGTCGTCGTAGAACTTGTAGGCGGTCTCCTCGCTGTGGAGTTGGTCGTAGAGGATTCCGT includes these proteins:
- a CDS encoding metal-dependent transcriptional regulator, with the translated sequence MNTADQYLKAIYVVQRAKNGPAATGALAERLEVSPASVNEMIGKLEKRGLVDHEKYKGASLTDEGIVRAREALQTYCIIERFLVNVLEVEEFRAEARELESVIDETVAERLDTIIDRRADCPECFDPESDACEYLEFCIEGAAD